In one window of Bifidobacterium sp. WK041_4_12 DNA:
- a CDS encoding Maf family nucleotide pyrophosphatase, which produces MAVPLILASHSRPRRDLLYSAGICPMIRDSHVDERSVILDMAKRQNVNPDQIPAQERVAALSRVKAQTVAESFKAVKEAARNARGYRQISTPLKDGHGTISAVESMQAAIESQQGMSTMEIGPLVVGCDSMFTLDGITYGKPHDKERARARLRLMSGKTGTLWTGHCLIDLASGKELHAVSSAQVTFSELSDDDIESYIATGEPLEVAGSFTLEGFGSAFIASIQGDPSGVIGLSVPTLRGMIESLGIAWTDLWNLTREDKSPSNPDNPVAPKDNVHQPGDGWIECLCGHRHWGLNGASGVLLARRNEQTGEVTDILLQHRALWSAEGGTWGAPGGATSDGESPLEGALRESFEEANIRPDDIEVEGSYLEDHGPWGYTTVFAFEKPGHTVVPKANDDESLEVQWVPFKDVAQYKLISPLQKDWNEFAERLQEISRRMLNSQLGSAQHSGNDRND; this is translated from the coding sequence ATGGCAGTACCGCTGATTTTGGCATCCCATTCACGTCCAAGACGTGACTTGCTGTATAGCGCGGGTATATGCCCGATGATCCGCGATTCGCATGTTGACGAGCGTTCGGTGATTCTCGACATGGCGAAGCGACAGAACGTGAATCCGGATCAGATTCCGGCTCAGGAACGTGTTGCCGCACTGTCGCGTGTCAAGGCGCAAACCGTCGCAGAATCCTTCAAGGCAGTCAAGGAAGCGGCCAGGAATGCTCGCGGATACCGCCAGATCAGCACGCCACTCAAGGATGGGCACGGCACAATCAGCGCCGTCGAATCGATGCAGGCGGCAATCGAGTCTCAGCAGGGTATGTCGACGATGGAGATTGGCCCACTGGTGGTCGGCTGCGATTCTATGTTCACCCTCGATGGGATTACCTACGGCAAGCCTCATGACAAGGAACGCGCTCGCGCACGTCTGCGCCTGATGAGCGGCAAGACCGGAACGTTGTGGACGGGCCACTGCCTGATCGATCTGGCAAGCGGGAAGGAACTCCACGCCGTGAGCTCTGCGCAAGTGACGTTTAGCGAGTTGAGCGACGATGACATCGAATCATATATCGCCACCGGCGAGCCATTGGAAGTTGCCGGATCGTTCACGCTTGAAGGTTTCGGCAGCGCGTTCATCGCCAGCATCCAAGGCGATCCAAGCGGTGTCATCGGTCTGAGCGTTCCCACCTTGCGAGGCATGATCGAGAGTCTGGGAATCGCATGGACGGATCTGTGGAATCTGACCCGTGAAGACAAGAGCCCATCGAATCCCGATAATCCGGTTGCTCCCAAGGACAACGTGCATCAGCCTGGAGATGGCTGGATTGAATGCCTGTGCGGCCATCGTCACTGGGGCTTGAACGGCGCTTCAGGAGTGCTGCTCGCCCGTCGCAACGAGCAGACCGGCGAGGTGACGGACATACTGTTGCAGCATCGTGCGCTGTGGAGTGCAGAGGGCGGTACCTGGGGAGCACCTGGAGGTGCCACATCCGACGGCGAGAGCCCTTTGGAAGGTGCCTTGCGCGAAAGCTTCGAAGAAGCCAACATTCGCCCAGACGATATCGAGGTCGAAGGCTCGTATCTTGAGGATCACGGTCCTTGGGGGTACACGACCGTGTTCGCATTCGAAAAGCCAGGTCACACCGTGGTTCCCAAGGCCAATGATGACGAGAGCCTTGAAGTGCAATGGGTTCCTTTCAAGGATGTCGCGCAGTACAAGCTGATTTCCCCGCTGCAGAAAGACTGGAACGAATTCGCCGAACGCTTGCAGGAGATTTCACGCCGCATGTTGAACAGTCAGCTCGGTTCAGCTCAGCACTCCGGCAATGATCGCAATGATTAA
- a CDS encoding Rid family detoxifying hydrolase, whose product MSDSIQEVSTAYAPAALGAYSQALKANGFVFVSGQLGIDPATGELVSDSAGEQALQALKNIKNILDTAGTGIEGIVKATIYLKNVEDFKEVDEQYAAAFIGSVKPARVAFGNNFIPKGALVEIDAIAAE is encoded by the coding sequence ATGTCAGATAGCATTCAGGAAGTTTCAACCGCATACGCTCCGGCTGCACTGGGAGCATACAGCCAGGCATTGAAAGCGAATGGATTCGTATTCGTTTCCGGACAATTGGGCATCGATCCGGCCACCGGCGAACTCGTCAGCGATTCAGCAGGCGAGCAGGCGCTTCAGGCATTGAAGAACATCAAGAACATTCTTGACACGGCTGGAACGGGCATCGAGGGTATCGTCAAGGCGACCATCTATCTGAAGAACGTCGAAGATTTCAAAGAGGTTGACGAGCAGTACGCGGCAGCGTTCATCGGCTCGGTGAAACCGGCGCGTGTGGCATTCGGCAACAATTTCATTCCCAAGGGCGCACTCGTCGAAATCGATGCCATCGCTGCCGAATAA
- the argS gene encoding arginine--tRNA ligase has protein sequence MSPEALGALIASVITQLVTARKTGSLTESDIPAAEKISVMRPKDRAHGDWATNIALQLAKKAGLKPRELAQPLAELLQAADGIASVEVAGPGFINIVLDTSSAAQVVQTILDQQHQFGTSTAFKGETLNLEFVSANPTGPIHIGGTRWAAIGDSMARILAANGAKVVSEYYFNDHGEQIDRFAKSLVAAAHGEATPADGYKGTYINEIAARVVAESQESGIDVLALPRIRDEQGDEGDSAQREEFRKRAVPMMFAEIQESMKNFRVNFDVWFHENSLYESGAVQQAIDELREQGDIYEKEGATWFASTKYGDDKDRVIIKSDGHAAYIAGDIAYYLNKRRRPENPCDVAIYMLGADHHGYIGRMMAVCAAFGDKPGTNMQILIGQMVNVIKDGKAVRMSKRAGNVVTIDDLVSAIGVDASRYSLARTDYNQSVDIDLNLLASHTNDNPVYYVQYAHARSWNVDRNARDAGIDRDAADLSLLDTPADEDLLAVLAMYPSVVQTAGEHRAPHRVAHYLEQLAGSYHRWYNSERVVPMSLTEPEERLDAESRNQLSTAKNPEPARAAARLKLNDAVQRVLENGLELLGVEAPEKM, from the coding sequence ATGAGTCCTGAAGCACTTGGCGCATTGATCGCCTCCGTCATAACACAACTAGTAACAGCGCGTAAAACTGGAAGTCTGACCGAATCGGACATTCCCGCAGCGGAAAAAATCTCCGTCATGAGGCCGAAAGACCGCGCGCATGGGGATTGGGCCACCAACATCGCCCTCCAGTTGGCCAAGAAGGCTGGGCTGAAGCCTCGCGAACTGGCCCAGCCGCTGGCTGAGTTGCTTCAGGCAGCAGATGGCATTGCATCCGTAGAGGTAGCTGGCCCTGGATTCATCAACATCGTTCTTGACACGTCATCTGCTGCGCAGGTGGTGCAAACCATCCTCGACCAGCAGCATCAATTCGGTACCAGCACGGCGTTCAAAGGTGAAACGCTCAACCTGGAGTTCGTGTCTGCCAATCCAACCGGGCCAATCCACATCGGGGGCACGCGCTGGGCTGCAATCGGCGATTCCATGGCAAGAATCCTTGCTGCCAATGGCGCCAAGGTTGTCAGCGAATACTATTTCAATGACCACGGCGAGCAGATTGACCGCTTTGCCAAGTCGCTCGTTGCCGCCGCACATGGCGAAGCCACGCCAGCCGATGGGTACAAAGGCACCTACATCAACGAAATCGCTGCACGAGTCGTCGCCGAATCACAGGAATCCGGCATCGACGTGCTCGCTCTGCCACGCATCAGGGACGAGCAGGGTGACGAGGGGGACAGCGCGCAGCGAGAGGAATTCCGCAAGCGTGCCGTGCCCATGATGTTTGCCGAGATTCAGGAATCCATGAAGAATTTCCGCGTGAACTTCGATGTCTGGTTCCACGAAAACAGTCTCTATGAGTCAGGTGCCGTTCAGCAGGCAATCGACGAGCTGCGCGAGCAGGGTGACATCTACGAGAAGGAAGGTGCGACCTGGTTCGCCTCTACCAAGTATGGAGACGACAAGGATCGCGTCATCATCAAATCTGACGGTCATGCAGCATACATCGCCGGTGACATTGCCTACTATCTCAACAAGCGCAGGCGCCCTGAAAACCCGTGTGACGTTGCCATCTACATGCTCGGCGCCGACCATCATGGCTACATTGGCCGCATGATGGCGGTCTGCGCCGCATTTGGCGACAAGCCGGGCACCAACATGCAGATTCTTATCGGACAGATGGTCAACGTCATCAAGGATGGCAAGGCAGTGCGCATGAGCAAACGTGCCGGCAACGTCGTCACCATCGATGACCTTGTCTCTGCAATCGGCGTCGACGCATCCCGCTACTCGCTGGCGCGCACCGACTACAACCAGAGCGTCGACATTGATTTGAATCTTCTCGCCTCGCACACGAATGATAACCCCGTCTACTACGTGCAGTACGCGCACGCACGGTCTTGGAACGTGGATCGCAATGCCCGCGATGCTGGAATTGATCGAGATGCTGCAGATCTGAGCCTGCTCGACACGCCAGCCGACGAAGACCTGCTGGCGGTGCTGGCCATGTATCCTTCCGTCGTTCAAACCGCAGGAGAGCATCGTGCACCCCATCGCGTGGCGCACTATCTCGAACAGTTGGCCGGCTCATACCATCGCTGGTACAACAGCGAACGGGTGGTTCCCATGTCGCTGACTGAGCCTGAAGAGCGGCTTGACGCAGAATCACGAAATCAGCTCAGCACCGCAAAGAATCCTGAGCCCGCGCGCGCTGCAGCTCGGCTCAAACTCAACGATGCAGTGCAGCGCGTTCTCGAAAATGGACTCGAATTATTGGGCGTCGAAGCGCCGGAAAAGATGTGA
- a CDS encoding homoserine dehydrogenase — MSENNNRPIRVALLGAGTVGSQTARLLVEQSDELASRIGRPIELVGIAVLDPSSVTDPWIDKSLLTTDAAELASRADIVIELIGGIEPARTFLLKAIESGASVVTANKALLAKHGPELYEAASRQGVDIYFEAAVGGAIPIVRPLRESLLGDKVLSVMGIVNGTTNYILDEMTTKGIDFAEALKKAQAKGFAEADPTADIEGHDAAAKAAIMALLAFHTDVRIDDVPVEGITHIAAGDIAAARAEHKVIKLLAVVEQTEAGISARVYPALLDENHPLATVHGSFNAVFVKAEAADDLMFYGRGAGGAPTASAVVGDVVTEARHIAQHSLGPVIPIYANLPKAPLNASKAAFAVRFLIHDRPGVLTAIAKEFSDREISINGVNQDIKPTQHDPGYSGEVQQLRIVTHLCDEITLREAVKAVSQLDAVTGDASIIRVLN, encoded by the coding sequence GTGTCAGAAAACAATAACAGGCCGATTCGCGTGGCTCTTTTGGGAGCAGGAACCGTCGGCTCGCAGACTGCAAGACTGCTGGTCGAGCAAAGCGATGAGCTGGCAAGCCGCATCGGCAGACCCATCGAGTTGGTGGGCATCGCCGTTCTCGATCCCAGCTCGGTCACAGACCCTTGGATTGACAAGTCGCTGCTCACCACGGATGCCGCAGAGCTGGCTTCGCGCGCTGACATAGTGATTGAGCTGATTGGCGGCATCGAACCTGCCCGCACCTTCCTGCTCAAGGCCATCGAATCGGGCGCGAGCGTCGTGACCGCGAACAAGGCATTGCTCGCGAAGCATGGTCCTGAACTCTATGAGGCGGCTTCCAGACAGGGCGTTGACATATACTTCGAGGCAGCCGTAGGCGGCGCTATTCCAATCGTCCGCCCATTGCGCGAATCCCTGCTTGGCGACAAGGTTTTGAGCGTCATGGGCATCGTCAACGGGACCACGAATTACATTCTCGACGAGATGACCACGAAGGGCATCGATTTTGCCGAGGCTTTGAAGAAGGCGCAGGCGAAGGGCTTTGCCGAAGCTGATCCCACAGCAGACATCGAAGGCCACGATGCCGCTGCCAAGGCAGCCATCATGGCGTTGCTTGCGTTCCATACGGATGTTCGCATCGATGACGTTCCGGTCGAGGGCATCACTCACATTGCCGCAGGAGATATTGCCGCAGCCCGTGCAGAGCACAAGGTAATCAAGCTTCTGGCAGTCGTTGAACAGACCGAAGCAGGCATTTCGGCCCGCGTATATCCGGCGCTGCTGGACGAGAATCATCCGCTGGCAACCGTGCACGGCAGCTTCAATGCCGTGTTCGTCAAAGCTGAGGCCGCTGACGATCTGATGTTCTATGGTCGTGGCGCAGGTGGCGCTCCCACCGCTTCCGCAGTGGTGGGCGATGTGGTGACCGAGGCTCGTCATATTGCGCAGCATTCGCTGGGCCCTGTGATACCGATCTATGCGAACCTACCGAAGGCTCCTTTGAATGCGTCGAAAGCTGCGTTTGCCGTTCGATTCCTGATTCATGATCGACCGGGCGTGCTCACTGCCATTGCCAAGGAGTTCTCAGACCGTGAGATTTCGATTAATGGCGTGAACCAGGACATCAAACCCACCCAGCATGACCCGGGTTACAGCGGCGAGGTTCAGCAGCTGCGTATCGTGACTCATCTGTGTGACGAAATCACCCTGAGAGAAGCAGTGAAGGCAGTCTCGCAGCTCGACGCGGTAACAGGCGACGCTTCAATCATTCGCGTTCTGAATTGA
- a CDS encoding diaminopimelate decarboxylase — MNRAPGITPIWPAGTQICNGQMRFRGIGVEELVDRYGTPLYLMDLDTMIGRAQWFRDVTVTAFPNVTTHVSYSTKAFISKDVVRMLLKQGLYIDTCSMGEMRIALAAGAPGRRMVLHGNNKSDEEIELAIEQGFAKIVVDEPEEPARIAAIAHRLGKVARVMLRVTVGIHAGGHEYISTAHEDQKFGVPLLKSGSDATALDVDFSHESSSNVQTTQKVPDAGNAQAHGAVEISSLYSHTSAEARDNVDADLVKAMDAIADGPALAVLKDIHSRSEDLELVGIHAHIGSQIHDATAYVESARRLMLLRRTFWATDGFMLPEVDVGGGFSIAYTDNDTSMDIESTMAELSDAITQTTHRLGLPAPILSFEPGRWIAGPSGVTLYRVGTIKPVQLSDGTVRTYVSVDGGMSDNIRPALYGADYAVRLANRSGSERSMLVRVVGKHCESGDIVVHDAQLPADLKRGDILAVPVTGAYCRTMASNYNQLPTPVVVGICEGKARVLVKALTIDNLLALDQG; from the coding sequence ATGAACAGAGCACCAGGCATCACACCGATATGGCCAGCGGGCACACAGATCTGCAACGGTCAGATGCGTTTTCGCGGAATCGGTGTGGAAGAGCTCGTTGATCGCTACGGCACGCCGCTATATCTGATGGATCTGGATACCATGATTGGTCGCGCCCAATGGTTCCGCGACGTGACCGTAACGGCATTCCCGAATGTGACGACACACGTCAGCTATTCGACCAAGGCTTTCATCAGCAAGGATGTCGTACGCATGCTGCTCAAGCAGGGCCTCTACATCGACACCTGCAGTATGGGTGAGATGCGCATTGCTCTGGCAGCCGGTGCTCCCGGCCGTCGCATGGTGCTGCACGGCAACAATAAGTCAGACGAAGAGATCGAGCTTGCCATCGAGCAGGGTTTCGCCAAGATTGTCGTTGATGAACCTGAGGAACCAGCTCGAATTGCAGCGATTGCGCATCGGCTTGGCAAGGTTGCCCGCGTGATGCTCCGCGTCACGGTAGGAATCCATGCTGGGGGTCACGAGTACATCTCGACTGCCCATGAGGATCAGAAATTCGGAGTTCCGCTGCTGAAGAGCGGCAGTGATGCAACGGCGCTTGACGTTGATTTTTCCCATGAATCCTCATCGAATGTTCAGACAACGCAGAAGGTGCCTGACGCAGGCAATGCCCAGGCGCATGGCGCGGTGGAGATTTCCTCGCTGTATTCCCACACGTCGGCAGAGGCGCGGGACAACGTCGACGCTGATCTGGTGAAAGCGATGGATGCGATTGCCGACGGCCCAGCGCTCGCGGTGCTCAAAGACATCCATAGTCGCAGCGAAGACCTTGAACTTGTTGGCATTCATGCGCATATCGGCTCGCAGATCCACGATGCGACCGCTTATGTGGAGTCCGCGAGGCGACTCATGCTGTTGCGCCGCACCTTCTGGGCAACCGATGGATTCATGCTTCCGGAAGTCGATGTGGGTGGCGGGTTCTCAATCGCCTACACAGACAACGACACTTCCATGGACATCGAGTCAACGATGGCTGAGCTGTCAGATGCGATCACGCAGACAACGCATCGTCTGGGCCTTCCAGCTCCGATACTGTCATTTGAACCCGGTCGCTGGATTGCAGGCCCTTCGGGGGTTACGCTCTACCGCGTCGGAACGATCAAGCCTGTCCAGCTTTCGGACGGTACCGTCAGAACCTACGTCAGCGTCGATGGTGGCATGAGTGACAACATCCGGCCGGCACTCTATGGCGCCGACTACGCAGTGCGTCTGGCAAATCGTTCTGGGAGCGAGCGTTCGATGCTCGTCCGCGTTGTCGGCAAGCATTGCGAATCAGGGGATATCGTCGTTCATGATGCCCAACTTCCGGCTGATCTCAAGCGCGGCGACATTCTTGCCGTCCCCGTCACCGGGGCATATTGCCGTACGATGGCAAGCAACTACAACCAGTTGCCAACTCCTGTGGTTGTCGGCATCTGTGAAGGCAAGGCGAGAGTCCTGGTGAAGGCGTTGACCATTGACAATCTGCTGGCTTTGGATCAAGGCTAA
- a CDS encoding tetratricopeptide repeat protein has product MVDSNKQFQPGVSLAGAVDLEALAHQVKAQPGEQGGAPSAGGYVIDVTTSSFQAVMQTSGTFPILLLLWTPTDDRMFPMVKTLSDAVNAQQGKVQLARVDIATETQIAQAFRVQSAPALYALVGGRPMPVLQGMPSDEELAQLTDELIPQVIQLAQKSGITGTAPYQGDDSSHADGTAGDGTAENGDSKDAIPPEHQQAYALAQQGDYSGAAEEYAKVLQSDPTDKIAQRERSKALLLARSADADVNDVRKAAADSPDDVNAQLAVADIDMIGGQIQDAFERLLDFLQSHRQDSQAIRERLLEYFAIPEPTDPRLAHARRRLATLIY; this is encoded by the coding sequence ATGGTCGATAGCAACAAGCAGTTTCAACCAGGAGTGTCTCTGGCAGGGGCAGTCGATTTGGAAGCCTTGGCCCATCAGGTCAAGGCACAGCCGGGAGAGCAGGGGGGTGCGCCTTCCGCAGGTGGATATGTCATAGATGTCACCACCTCAAGCTTCCAGGCAGTGATGCAGACATCGGGCACGTTCCCGATTCTTCTCCTGCTTTGGACGCCCACCGATGATCGGATGTTTCCGATGGTCAAGACACTTTCGGATGCCGTGAACGCTCAACAGGGCAAGGTTCAGCTCGCGCGCGTCGACATCGCCACGGAAACCCAGATTGCCCAGGCTTTCCGCGTGCAGAGTGCGCCTGCCCTCTATGCTCTGGTGGGAGGGCGGCCAATGCCCGTCCTGCAAGGCATGCCATCGGATGAAGAGCTTGCACAGCTTACGGACGAACTGATTCCACAGGTGATCCAGCTCGCACAGAAGTCAGGGATCACCGGCACCGCACCATATCAGGGCGACGACTCTTCACACGCTGATGGCACTGCTGGTGACGGAACAGCTGAGAACGGCGACTCGAAAGATGCGATTCCTCCTGAGCATCAGCAAGCCTATGCGCTTGCGCAGCAAGGAGACTATTCAGGTGCTGCTGAGGAATACGCGAAGGTCCTTCAATCTGATCCAACCGACAAGATTGCACAGCGTGAACGTTCAAAGGCGCTCCTGCTTGCCCGTTCAGCGGATGCGGATGTCAACGATGTTCGCAAAGCCGCTGCTGACAGTCCTGACGATGTGAATGCCCAGCTCGCCGTTGCCGACATCGACATGATCGGTGGCCAGATTCAGGATGCCTTTGAACGTCTTCTGGACTTCTTGCAGTCTCACCGCCAGGATTCTCAGGCAATCCGTGAGCGTTTGCTCGAATATTTCGCCATTCCCGAGCCGACCGACCCGCGATTGGCGCATGCGCGCCGCCGTTTAGCCACCCTGATCTACTAG
- a CDS encoding AEC family transporter — MLGLLSAMQGFCIIGIVIFVGYIASRYRIGGPTAQMVLNRFSFFVSSPCLMFAVMAKQPLKVIVHPSIIIAFFSAVIVGGLFIVLNKLFFHMNAADTTIGALNSLYLNSNNIGLPVATYILGNPALVAPILVMQQALFTPIGLTTLDVSTKGKFSLKAVLRQPLHQPLLIGSLSGILISAINAYSGHFVIPDFLFKPIDMIGDSAVPMILMAFGMSLRGSQPMRKGTNRRATVTVVMLKNVIMPIVAFIIAYFFMGFRGVELYGCVVLAALPTGQNVYNYAARYNVGLTFARDGILVSTITSPLIIAIIAGVLS; from the coding sequence ATGCTTGGTCTGTTAAGCGCAATGCAGGGCTTTTGCATCATCGGAATCGTCATCTTTGTCGGTTATATCGCTTCCCGGTACCGTATAGGCGGTCCAACGGCGCAGATGGTGCTCAACCGTTTCAGTTTCTTCGTTTCGAGCCCCTGTCTGATGTTTGCCGTGATGGCAAAGCAGCCGCTGAAGGTCATCGTTCATCCGAGCATCATCATCGCGTTCTTCTCAGCCGTGATAGTCGGCGGCTTGTTCATTGTGCTCAACAAGCTGTTCTTCCATATGAATGCCGCGGACACGACCATAGGTGCACTGAATTCCCTCTATCTGAATTCAAATAACATCGGGCTTCCCGTAGCCACATACATTCTTGGCAATCCAGCATTGGTCGCACCCATTCTCGTGATGCAGCAAGCTCTGTTCACGCCTATCGGACTGACAACCCTCGATGTGAGCACGAAGGGCAAGTTCTCGCTGAAAGCCGTGCTTCGTCAGCCACTGCACCAACCGCTGCTGATCGGTTCGCTCAGCGGCATTCTGATTTCAGCAATCAACGCCTACAGCGGGCACTTCGTCATCCCTGATTTTCTTTTCAAACCGATTGATATGATCGGCGATTCCGCAGTGCCCATGATTCTGATGGCTTTCGGCATGTCGCTGCGAGGCAGCCAGCCCATGCGCAAGGGCACGAACCGCAGAGCAACCGTGACAGTCGTGATGCTGAAGAACGTCATCATGCCCATCGTCGCCTTCATCATTGCTTACTTCTTCATGGGCTTCCGTGGCGTAGAACTCTATGGATGCGTGGTGCTCGCAGCGCTGCCGACCGGCCAGAACGTCTATAACTATGCAGCCCGATACAACGTCGGGCTAACATTCGCGCGTGACGGCATACTCGTCAGCACCATCACATCGCCGTTAATCATTGCGATCATTGCCGGAGTGCTGAGCTGA
- the thrB gene encoding homoserine kinase, with amino-acid sequence MMSESNTMTTDVNQRDTIHVSVPATSANLGSGFDSVGLALDRRDHVTFTLGTVGDSSIEVEIHGEGQDTLPRDEGNLIVRTFLDTCESLGLPRRSLHMVAENRIPQARGMGSSAEAIVAATAAARALAQDPASSLDREYVFTRAAEAEGHPDNVAPAVYGGLTFSWHCCPSDDERPQHVSETAIHGSSFVEGFHTVNYLVSPEVAAYVFVPDFSLSTSKARKSLPDKVPYADAVFNVSRAGLLPAAMKSADGDSSNELLFYATQDRLHQSYRSSLMPQSAALMHSLRAHGFAAMISGAGPCVIVLHYGEISQELKQLAGEQLESGHWNLLNLPIDSQGVRVSRD; translated from the coding sequence ATGATGAGTGAATCGAACACCATGACCACCGATGTCAATCAACGCGACACCATCCACGTATCGGTGCCGGCGACGAGCGCAAATCTCGGCTCAGGATTCGACTCGGTTGGTCTGGCTCTCGATAGGCGTGACCATGTGACCTTCACGCTTGGAACTGTGGGGGACTCCAGCATCGAGGTCGAGATTCACGGCGAAGGCCAGGACACACTGCCTCGTGACGAAGGCAATCTCATCGTTCGCACCTTCCTTGATACCTGTGAATCGCTAGGGTTGCCGCGACGTTCTCTGCACATGGTCGCCGAGAACAGAATTCCCCAGGCTCGCGGCATGGGTTCGAGTGCAGAGGCGATTGTGGCTGCAACCGCAGCGGCGAGAGCGCTCGCCCAGGATCCAGCAAGCAGCCTTGACCGCGAGTATGTATTCACGCGCGCGGCAGAGGCCGAGGGGCATCCCGATAATGTGGCACCTGCGGTCTATGGAGGATTGACGTTCTCATGGCACTGTTGCCCCAGTGATGACGAGAGACCTCAGCATGTCAGTGAAACGGCGATTCATGGTTCTTCCTTCGTCGAAGGCTTCCACACGGTCAACTATCTAGTCTCGCCTGAAGTGGCCGCCTATGTGTTCGTACCCGACTTTTCCCTTTCGACCAGCAAGGCACGAAAGAGCCTTCCTGACAAGGTTCCCTATGCAGATGCTGTGTTCAACGTCTCTCGCGCAGGGCTACTGCCTGCCGCGATGAAGTCTGCAGATGGGGACAGCTCCAACGAGCTGCTGTTCTACGCCACGCAGGACCGTTTGCATCAGTCTTACAGGTCATCGTTGATGCCCCAGTCGGCTGCATTGATGCATTCGCTGCGAGCTCATGGCTTTGCGGCTATGATTTCTGGTGCAGGCCCTTGCGTAATCGTGCTGCATTATGGCGAAATCAGTCAGGAATTGAAGCAGCTCGCGGGGGAACAGTTGGAATCCGGGCATTGGAATCTGCTCAACCTTCCGATTGATTCGCAGGGCGTGCGCGTAAGCAGAGATTGA